The Methanobrevibacter millerae genome includes the window TTGAAGAATACATGAGACATGGAATGATAGATGAAGTTCCTATTTACATTGACGGTATGATTTGGGAAGCTACTGCAATCCACACAGCCAGACCAGAATACTTGAGTAAAGATTTAAGAGACCAAATTTTCCACATGGGAAGAAATCCGTTTGTCTCAGATATGTTTAAAAAAGTACAAAACTACAATCAAAGAAAGGATATTGTTGAGAGTCCTCAACCAGCAATCATTTTATCAACTTCAGGTATGTTGACTGGAGGTAATTCAGTTGAATACTTCAAATGGTTATGTGAAGATGAAAGAAACACATTAATCTTTGTGGGATACCAATCCGAAGGATCTTTAGGTAGAAGAATCCAAAAAGGAAGAAAAGACGTACCTCTTGAAGATGATGATGGAAGAACTAAAGAATTCCATGTTAATATGGAAACCAAAACCATACATGGATTCAGTGGTCACTCTAACAGAAGACAATTAATGGAATATGTCAAAAGACTTAATCCAAGACCTGAAAAAGTCATTACTTGTCACGGAGACCCTAAAAAAGCTGTTGACTTAGCTTCATCAATCCATAGAAGTTATAAAATTGAAACAAGGACTCCAATTAATTTAGACTGTGTTAGAATTCATTAATAAAAATTATATACTAATTAATACAAATATTTAAATAATATAAATTAATTTTTTATAAAAAAATGCAATGGTGAATATATGGTTACTTATTCAGAATCTGGTGTTGATATTGATTTAGAGGCAAAAACTGTTTCACAAATAGCAGAAAAACTCCAATCAACATTAGAATGTAGAGATATAATTACTGATAGCGGCCATTATGCTGCTTTAGTTAAATTAGGTAATAAAGGTATTGCAATGAGTACCGACGGTGTTGGAAGTAAAATTTTAATAGCTGAAATGTTAAACAAATACGATACTGTGGGAATTGACTGTATTGCAATGGTTGTAAACGATATTTTATGTGTTGGTGCTGAACCAATAGCTTTAGTAGATTACCTTGCTGTTGAAAAACCTGATCCTCAAAGAGCAGCTGAAATCGCAGAAGGTCTTGTTAAAGGAGCTAATGAATCAAATATAGCAATTATTGGTGGAGAAACCGCTTCACTTCCAGGAATTATTAAAGATTTTGATTTGGCTGGAACTGGTATAGGATTTGTTGATATAGATAAAATCATAAGCGGTGCAGATATCGAACCGGGAAATGTTTTAATCGGTATTAACAGTAATGGTCTTCACTCAAATGGATACAGTTTAGCTAGAAAAGCAATTTTTGAAGATGCAGGATTGACTATTGATGATAAAATGCCTAATGGTGAAACTACTATCGGCGAAGAATTAATTAGGCCAACTGAACTATATGTTAAACCTATTGTAGCATTATTCGAAAAAGAATATAATATTAATGGATTAGCTCACATTACTGGTGGTGGATTCACAAACCTCAGACGTTTGAAAAAGGGAGTAGGTTATGAAATTACTGACTTACCTGAAACACCAGAAATATTCAAATTAATTTATGAACAGAATGTTGACATTAAAGAAATGTATAAAGTATTCAATATGGGAATAGGTTTTGTCGTTATCGCTGAAGAAGACGAAGCTGAAAAAATAATGGATACCTTAAAAGAATACTGCCAATGCCAAATTATTGGTAAGGTAACTGATGATGAAAAAATTGTTGTAAAAGCTTTCGAAGGCTCAACAATTGAGTATTAGGAGGGTAAATATGAAGATAATGAAGGATAACGAAATTGCTCTTGTAAAAGAAATATTGAAAAAATTAGGAGCAAGTGAAGAAGATTGCGAGTTAGTAGCAGAAGCTACAATCGATGCGGATTTAAAAGGATTTACATCCCACGGACTTGGAAGATTCCCACAATATTTGATTAGTATTGAAGCAGGAACCATCAACTTAGAAGACAATATTACTATTGAAAAAGAAACTCCTGCTATTGCATTAATCAATGGTAACAGTGGATTTGGACAAGCAGTATCCTATAAAGCAATGCAAATTGCTATTAAAAAAGCAAAAGAAGTAGGTATTGGTTGTGTTGGAGTTCACAATACAAATCACTTTGGAGTAACTGGATTTTACTCTGATTTAGCATTAAGAGAAAATGTTATTGGAATGGTTATTGCAAATACTGATCCGGCTATTGCACCATTAGGTGGAAAAGAAGCACTAATTGGTACAAATCCTATAGCAATCGGTATTCCTTCAGAAACATATATTACTGTAGATATGGCTACATCAGTTACTGCACGTGGAAAAATTATTGAATCAAGAAGAAAAGGATTAGATTTACCTGAAGGTTGGGCTTTAGATAAAGATGGAAATCCAACAACTGATCCTGAAGCTGCACTTGATGGAGGGTCAATTTTACCATTTGGTGGATTTAAAGGATATGCTCTTGCATTGATGGTTGAAATATTAACAGGACCATTAGTACAGGCAGGTTATGGTACAGGCGTTACAGGTACTGCTTCACCAACAAAAGATTGTACCAAAGGAGATTTATACATAGCAATAGATCCATCAAAATTTGGGGACTTCGGTGATTTTGTAGCAAATACTGAAGACTTTGTATCTCAAGTAAGAGCAACCGGTGAAACTGTTGCAATTCCAGGAGATTTAGAAGTAAAAAGAATTGCTGAAGCTGAAGAAAATGGAATTGAAATTGATGCTAAATTATACGAACAACTAAAAGGAATCTGTGATGATTTAGATATTGATATAGATTCTTATCTTGAAGATTAACTAAAATGTTTGAATATAGAGTAAAAGGAAGAAATCTGGCGAAAATAGTTTCCTATGGATATTTAATCATAGGGGCTCTGTTAATAATAGTGACTTTTGCACTTAACAATAATGAAGGAGCTCTTGCGTTAGCCCAAAGAGGAACTAGCATAATAGTGTTAATATTTGGGGACGTAATGTACTTTATTTTTGCCGGAACCATATATTTCCTATCAACCAAATATGAAAATGATAAAATGCTTTGGAAAATTTATATTGCCATTGCAATATTAAACTTCATCATTATCGGATTTAGTCCAATAATTTTAGCATTTTCAATATTGCTTGTCGTTGCAGGCAATGACATAAGAAAAGAATTGCAATAATTCTTTTTTACTTTTTTATAATTATTTTTTCACATATTTCGCATAAAAACCATCAGTATCAGCATAAATAGCTTTAAATCCATATTTTTCAGATTCTTTCATTGCATACTTAATATACTGTCTTCCCCAAGAAGTAATGGCTTTTGCACATTCAAATGAATACCACCTGAAACGCGGAAATCCATAAATACCATACATTGTATTTGCAAGTCTTTTAATAGCTTGTTGCTGTACATCCAATGCCTTTTTCTCAGTTGGATCATCACATGCCTTCATTTCTCGCTTTATCCTAAAGCGTTCCTGCAGTATCTTATCTATAACTGATGGAATAAAACCCTGTGGTGTTTTCATGAATTTCAAATCATGTTCTGGAGATACATTATATTCCCCAGAATCCTCAACATCATCTTCAACCAAAACATCCGGAGAAATGTTTTTAGAAATGATTATGCTTGGATACAGGCTCCTGAAATCAAATTGCACCAAGTTTTCATGCAACCCCTTGTCAGGTTCAAGAACAAAACCTCCTTCGTTATCTTCAGCATTTGCACGGTCGGTGAAATTTGAACCCTGCTTATTCGGCACAACCTCCTCATCAAAATATGCCTGTTTTACTAAAAACCATTCTGCTTGCTGGCCGGTTGCCATACGACTTACATCAAATAAAGGCTGGCCAATAATACGAGTCAATTCTAAGTTAAGAGGTAAAGTCTGCTCTGCAATTTTTAAAGTTGATACGACATCATCCAGAGAATAATCAAATAGATTATCCAATTCTTCACCACCATTATCCCAGAATTCCCATATCCTTTCTCCGGGAACATCAATTTTTTCTTCACCGAATAGTTCATAGTAGACTCTTTCCAAGGTATATCTCTCCAGAGTCATGTATCTCCTCATTACCAAGTATAAATCTACATGAATTAAACCTTTCATTGATGCTGCATTTGTAAATCCTCTTTTAATAAATCGTATATCAGAGCCATCCATTCCCAAATCCAAATCTACATCATTTATTTTTGCTCTGTCAATTAAATAGGGAAAATCAAAGTTATCTGAGTTATATCCGACAATAATATCCACATTGTTTTCTTTTATGATATCTGCAAATGTTTGTATCATTTCTTTTTCTGATGATACCTGACATACAAAATCATCCCTTTCAGGAGAGTTTTTCTTTGTTGAAATTACCTGGTTTATCCCAAAGTTACTTGCAACACCAATCATGATTATTTCATCTTCCTGAGAATCAGGCATTCCATGAGGATTTCTAACCTCCAAGTCAAAGCTAAGAATTCTAAAATCATTAAAATTTTCATCAACTCTTTGCAATGCTTTATCCAATTTTATTATTTCAACATCATGTTTTTCACTGTCAAGAGCAGAAAATGAATCTAACTTTTCACCGGACGCCTTTACTTTAGTCATAGGTATGACATCACGATCCATCAGATATCTCCTGTAAAATGGAATATCAAATTCCCTGATTTGCACTACACTATCCAAATCCCTTATTTCATCTCTGTGTTTGGATAGCTCCTGAGGATGAGTAAATGTTACCTTAATGAATGTTTTTTCTATTTGGAAATCTTTTTTATTTAATTTTTCTATCTTGACATTATCCAATAATTCATCCAAATCATCAATGCACTCATCAGGGTCATTACTATATACATACAAATAAGGTACAAATGAGTCATCTATTAAAATGACATTTTTATCACCATCTTTTGAAAATAAACGAATTACAGGCTTATCTTCATATGATATATAGTCAATATCTAAAATAACTACTTCCCTTTCCATTATTTAGACTCCTTCAATTCCTTTCTAAAACTATCCAAAACTGTAAATGTAATACCAAGTATTAGCGGCCCCACTATGAAACCCACTATCCCATAAACCAAAGGTCCGGATAAAAATCCTACCAGAAGAATCAACGGATGTATATCTGCATGATGTGAGGAAATCGCAGGTCTTATGTACATGTCCACCCAACTTAAGAAAAATCCAAACAGCAAAACAACAACTACTCTTGGATAATTGCCGTTCATAGCATCTATAATAGCTAAAGCCCAATAGATTGGCCATGGCCCAAATATAGGAATTAATTGTAAAATTCCCGTTATTACACCTAAAAATATCCCATAAGGATAACCCAATAGAGAATAACCTATGGCAGCAAAAATTCCAATAATTACTGATGTTAAAAAGTGACCATAAAAAATACTTTTTAGGACATTTTCTACAGATTTAACAGTTCTTTCGAAAAAATCAATTTGCTCATCAGGAACAAAAGACTTAATGAAATTAAAACATTTATCACCATCTTGAACAAAATAATAAACTGAACATATCAATATAAATAAATCTAGAGTAATGTTTGCAAAAGACCCTAATTTAGAAACCAGATAATTAAGCACATATTTTGCACCATCACCAATAGCCGGAACAATATTGTTTCCATCAAAAAATGGATTTTGTGGAATATACATTGATATCTGAGATATTGCATAGTTTATATCCAGATTTGGATTTGACATGAAAAAATCATTCAACATGCCAGATATCGCAAATGCAATATATGCCACAAGCAAAATCAATGGTACTAAAACTAAAAACATTGAAATAAATATGGAAATAGATTTGACTTTTAATTTAGATTGAATTTTTAAGGCTAATGGCCTTATACCATAAGCCAAAATCGCACCAAGAATAATCATGTTTAAAACTGGAAATATAAATATCAATGAAACTGCCAGCAAAAACAATACCAACATTATTGGAGGAGTAATATATTCTTTTAAATCTTTTTCCATAGTATCACAATTAATATTTTACACCTGATGCATCTCTTCTGTATTTTCCAAATTCGTCAATTAATTTTATTTGTTCACTGTCAAAAACAGGCCCTTCAACACATATTCTCCAACCAGTATTATCTACACAGCACTGACCACATACTCCAAGCGCACATTTCATATACCTTTCAAGAGAATAATCGGCAGGTATGTTTGCTTCTTCAAGGATATTGTATATTCCTATCATCATTATCTCAGGCCCGCAAACAAATGCATAATCATAGGATGTATCTTCAAGCAAACTTAATAGGCAGTTTGAGGCATAACCTTCAAAACCATATGACCCGTCATCAGTACATGGATGCAAGTTAACATCAAGACTTTCATAAGTATCCAAGAACAATAATTCATCTTTGGTTGTTGCGGCAAGCAAAACATCCACATCATTATCTTTAATTAATTCATAAGTTAAAGCAGTTACCGGAGCCATACCGACCCCACCACCAATGACTAATAATTTTTTATCTTTAAAGTCTGTTTTAAATCCATTACCATAACTGCCCCTAACTCCAATCATATCGCCAACTTCAAGCTCATGTAGTTTGGATGTAAACTCTCCAATATTTTTAACAGTAATTGAAAGTTCATTATCTCCAATATTGGATATGGACATTGGTTTTTCATCACTAACATTCCAAACCATTAAAAATTCGCCAGGATTCGCTTTAATGTCCGTGTCGAATTTGAAAGTTTTAATAGTTGGAGTTTCATCTATGATTTCCTTAATCTTTACCGCCTGTGGTGCTCTAATCATTTCAGTCACCTCCATGAGCAATACCAACCATTTCATCAATGGATGAATAACCTTTATCCTTCATGAATACTTCCAAGTCCGCATTGATTTTTGAGAAAACTTCAACGCCTTCATCCATTATAGCAGTACCAATTTGAACTGCCCTTGCGCCAGCAAAAATAAATTCAACAACATCCTCAAAATTATAAACTCCACCGACACCAATTATAGGCACGTCAACTGCCTCATAAACTGAATAAACATTACTTATTGCAATCGGCTTAATTGCTTTTCCGCTCATTCCACCAAATTTATTAAATAAAACCGGCCTTGCAAGATCTATGTTAATTTTCATTCCAGGACCTAAAGTATTGATTAAACTCAATGCATCAGCACCAGCATCTTCACAGGTCTTTGCAATTTCTGTAATATCAGTGACATTAGGAGTTAATTTAGCAATAATAGGAACTTCACTAGCATCCTTTGAAGCAGCCACAATTGTATGACTTAAATTACAATCTTGACCAATAGAAGCACCATAACCTTCCATAGCATGAGGACAAGAAATATTTAACTCAATCATATCAACCAAAGGATTGATCTGTTCTACTAAACTGCTGAATTCATCTGGAGTAGCACCATAAATGGATGCAATAACAACATTATCTTTCCTATTAATTTCTTTTAATTCTTCTTTAAAATTATCGACACCTGGATTTGATAAACCGATTGCATTAATGATACCACCATCAACACCAACTGTCGTAGGGTTTTTATACCCCGGATGTGGTTTTAAAGAGAATGATTTACTAACAACACCTGCAGCACCGGATTCCAAAATCCAATTCATGGAAGAAGCCGTACTTCCCATGATACCTGCAGCCAACATTAAAGGATTTCTAAAACGAATTCCACAAACATCAGTTTCTAACATGATTTTCCACCAAAATTTTTATTATAATTAAATCTTTATAAAACAAGTAATTTAAAATTAGTGGAAAAGAAAATATTAAAAAAAATATATGGGAAAATTACTTGTCATATTTTTCAAGCAATTGACGATAATTATCATTTTGGCGTTTTAAAGTGATTATTGTTGTTTTGTTAGATTTCATCATTTCATCTTTTTCTTTTAACAACAAATTAATGTTTTCATCTTGTTTTTCAATAATTTTGTCTTTTTGAGCAAGCAATCCTTCATAAGTTTTAGAAATTTTTCTAAGCTGGATTTCCAGGTTTTCAGTATTTTCCTTTACCTGTGTTTTATAATCATCAATTAATGACCTTAGATATTTTACCTGATCCTGCTTATCATCAATGATATCTTCTTTTTCTTTAATTTTTTTATCCAAATCATCAAGCTCTTTTATCTTAGCTTTTTCATTGTTGATTTCATTATCCAATTTATATTCAAGATTTTCCTTTTGATACTTCAGCTTAGTGGAATATAATTTCAATTTGTTAATTTCCTCTTTTTTGCTTTCAAGTTCCATGGTAAGCTCATCTATTTCTGCATCTTTTAATTCAATTGTTTCCTTTAAATCTCTAAAACTTTGTTTTGACATCAATAGAAATATTAAACTTTAAATAATTTAAAACTTTTCAAAGCCAATCTTTATTAGAAATAAAAAAATAACATAAAAACATGGAATGTTATGTAACTTACAGCATTAAAGGATTTTATGCATTTAATGAAAATAATGAATTGATTGGTGAAAAATTATTCAAAGAGGAAGAAATTCTTCAAAAGCTTATTGAAATTGACAATAAAGAAATTCCAACAGAAGAAAGTGAATTGATTAAAGAATTGTCCTCAAATTATGATACAATAATTATTGAATCAAATAAACGATCATCAGATTATTCCAATAGCAAGGTAAAAGTTAAAAATCCTAATCAGGGTGGAGATTATTTAAGAAGCGAATATAATTTGGATATTGATAATGACATCTATCAAAAATTAGCAATTTACAGAATGAAAAAAGCCCAGGCAGGAGAAGATAAACATTTAATTCAGGCAATCAATTCCATTGATGAAATTGATGAATCCATTTCTAAATTAATAGAAAGAATTCGTGAATGGTATGCACTATACTTCCCAGAGATGGATTTAATAAAAAATAATGAGACTTATATTAAATTAATTTATGAAAATAAAACAAAAGAAGAAATCATTAACGCTAAAAGTGATGCATTTCCTAGTGATATGCTAGATATTGAAGATGACATTAACCCCGAAGATTTGAACATAATGAATAACTATGCCAAATCAATTTATGAACTTCAACAAACAAGGAAAAATATTATAAATTATATCGATTCAAAAATGGATTCAATTGCACCAAATTTAAAGTTGCTTGTTGGTTCATCACTTGGAGCTAAATTGATATCCCATGCAGGAGGACTTAAAAGACTGGCTACCTATCCATCAAGTACTGTCCAAATCATGGGTGCTGAAAAAGCATTGTTTAGACATTTAAAAAGTGGAGATCGTCCCCCAAAATATGGTTTAATCTATCAACACCCACAGGTTCGGGGTGCAAAATGGTGGAATCGTGGAAAAATAGCCAGACTACTTGCAGGAAGGATATCACTTGCCGTTAGAAAAGATGTTTTTACACATGATTTTAATCCAGAAATATTTAATGAATTTAGTGATAGAGTTGAAGAAATAGAAAAAAATAATCCATTTCCAACTAAAACTACTAAAAAAAGAAAAGAAGAGAAACGAAAACCGAAAAATAAACGCAAAAAAGGTAAAAAAAGAAGGAGGCATTAGAAAATGGATGTTTTTTTAAAAGGTGATGAAGTAGCAACACGAAACCTGACACCAGGAATTAGTGTTTATGGAGAAGAGCTAATCACTGAAGATGTTGAATATAGATTATGGAATCCTCGAAGGTCAAAATTATCTGCTGCTATTTTAAATGGATTATCTTCCTTGAAAATTGAAAATGACTATAAAATATTATATCTTGGTGCATCAACCGGTACAACCGTTTCACATATTTCAGATATTGCATACAATGGGAAAATTTATGCAGTTGAATTTTCTCCAGTAACAGCCAAAAAGTTAACTAGACTGTCACGTCAAAGACCAAATATTTATCCCATACTCGCAGATGCGACAAAACCTAAAGAATATATGAACATTATTGAAAAAGTTGATTTTCTATATTGTGATGTTGCCCAACCCACACAGACAGAATTATTTATGAAAAATATGAATTTATTCTCAAAAGATGATGCATTAGGAATGATAACAATAAAAGCTAGAAGTATTGATGTTATACAGAAACCTAAAAAGATTTTTAAGCAAGAAGAAAAGAAATTGAAAGAAAAAGGTTTTAAAATTATTGAAAAAATAAAACTGGAACCTTACGAAAAAGACCATATAGCATTCCTAGTAGAGAAAAATTTTTAATAAAAAACAGTAAATCTAGACAACATATTTAGTGAAAAACTTCCTTAAAATTTTATTCAAAAATGTTAATAAATACCCAAAAAAGTATTACTTCAATAGCTTTATATACCATAAAATTAAATATAATATATGCTAATGCAAATAAAATAAAAGTTCACTAAATAATCCTTTAGGTAAATTCACTCTACTAATCACTTCATTTAAGTAAATCCTAAAGGATTGAACTTATTTTATCAATTAACCTTTTTTTATTGATTTTTGTTTTTAAGTTAAAATACTGTCTTTTTATCAAAAAAGTATTACTAAAAATTTATTTTTTTCCACATAAATAACATGATAAAAGCAATATTGACATTAACTTAACAGAGACATAATTTTAAAAAAATCACTAATTTTTAAATTAAGATTTAATGAAAAGAGAGCATAGAATACCATTAAGTTTTACCAAATCAAGAAAGGAAAAAAATCAAAGAACAAAAACAACTAATTTAAATGAATTCATACTTAATGAAAAATATGATTAATAAAAATAAATTAAAAATATTTATCGAAAAATCAATAATTTTAACTGTTGTTGGTAAAAAATAATAATAGCAATAAGCTCATCTACATGAAGTCCTATCAGAAATTATTTTCATTATGATTTTAGCAATTTCATCTTTGCTTGCAAGAGGAACAGACAAAACATCATCATCAATGATTAAAACCTCATTCATATCAGATCCAAAGTTACAGTCTTTGTGGGAAACATCATTTGCAATAACAATATCAGTTCCCGCATCATTAATCTGCTTTCTAGCACAATAAATTATCTCTTCACGAGTTATGTTAAATTCCGCTTTGAAACCAACCAGAAATATATCTGGATTAATCTTTTTAATATTACGAATAATTTTTATTGTGGGCTTTAAACTAATAGATAGAGAAGAATCAGAACTAATTTTTTTATTTTTTCGCCCTACAACTTCAAAATCTGAAATTGCTGCTGTTGAAATAAAAATATCAAAATCCTTTACCAAATCAAAAGTAACTTTAGCCATTTCTTTAGACGTTTCAACATGAATAACATTAAAAAGAGGAGAAATATCAACACTGACATGAGCTGCAATTAACGTGACATCTGCACCCAGAATATAGGCCTGTTTTGCAAGAGCCAAACCCATTTTACCTGAAGATCTATTGGTTATGCCCCTTACAGAGTCAAGTGGTTCAAAAGTTCCACCCAAACTTATTAAG containing:
- the purM gene encoding phosphoribosylformylglycinamidine cyclo-ligase; translated protein: MVTYSESGVDIDLEAKTVSQIAEKLQSTLECRDIITDSGHYAALVKLGNKGIAMSTDGVGSKILIAEMLNKYDTVGIDCIAMVVNDILCVGAEPIALVDYLAVEKPDPQRAAEIAEGLVKGANESNIAIIGGETASLPGIIKDFDLAGTGIGFVDIDKIISGADIEPGNVLIGINSNGLHSNGYSLARKAIFEDAGLTIDDKMPNGETTIGEELIRPTELYVKPIVALFEKEYNINGLAHITGGGFTNLRRLKKGVGYEITDLPETPEIFKLIYEQNVDIKEMYKVFNMGIGFVVIAEEDEAEKIMDTLKEYCQCQIIGKVTDDEKIVVKAFEGSTIEY
- the comC gene encoding L-sulfolactate dehydrogenase, with protein sequence MKIMKDNEIALVKEILKKLGASEEDCELVAEATIDADLKGFTSHGLGRFPQYLISIEAGTINLEDNITIEKETPAIALINGNSGFGQAVSYKAMQIAIKKAKEVGIGCVGVHNTNHFGVTGFYSDLALRENVIGMVIANTDPAIAPLGGKEALIGTNPIAIGIPSETYITVDMATSVTARGKIIESRRKGLDLPEGWALDKDGNPTTDPEAALDGGSILPFGGFKGYALALMVEILTGPLVQAGYGTGVTGTASPTKDCTKGDLYIAIDPSKFGDFGDFVANTEDFVSQVRATGETVAIPGDLEVKRIAEAEENGIEIDAKLYEQLKGICDDLDIDIDSYLED
- a CDS encoding DNA-directed DNA polymerase; this encodes MEREVVILDIDYISYEDKPVIRLFSKDGDKNVILIDDSFVPYLYVYSNDPDECIDDLDELLDNVKIEKLNKKDFQIEKTFIKVTFTHPQELSKHRDEIRDLDSVVQIREFDIPFYRRYLMDRDVIPMTKVKASGEKLDSFSALDSEKHDVEIIKLDKALQRVDENFNDFRILSFDLEVRNPHGMPDSQEDEIIMIGVASNFGINQVISTKKNSPERDDFVCQVSSEKEMIQTFADIIKENNVDIIVGYNSDNFDFPYLIDRAKINDVDLDLGMDGSDIRFIKRGFTNAASMKGLIHVDLYLVMRRYMTLERYTLERVYYELFGEEKIDVPGERIWEFWDNGGEELDNLFDYSLDDVVSTLKIAEQTLPLNLELTRIIGQPLFDVSRMATGQQAEWFLVKQAYFDEEVVPNKQGSNFTDRANAEDNEGGFVLEPDKGLHENLVQFDFRSLYPSIIISKNISPDVLVEDDVEDSGEYNVSPEHDLKFMKTPQGFIPSVIDKILQERFRIKREMKACDDPTEKKALDVQQQAIKRLANTMYGIYGFPRFRWYSFECAKAITSWGRQYIKYAMKESEKYGFKAIYADTDGFYAKYVKK
- a CDS encoding AI-2E family transporter — protein: MEKDLKEYITPPIMLVLFLLAVSLIFIFPVLNMIILGAILAYGIRPLALKIQSKLKVKSISIFISMFLVLVPLILLVAYIAFAISGMLNDFFMSNPNLDINYAISQISMYIPQNPFFDGNNIVPAIGDGAKYVLNYLVSKLGSFANITLDLFILICSVYYFVQDGDKCFNFIKSFVPDEQIDFFERTVKSVENVLKSIFYGHFLTSVIIGIFAAIGYSLLGYPYGIFLGVITGILQLIPIFGPWPIYWALAIIDAMNGNYPRVVVVLLFGFFLSWVDMYIRPAISSHHADIHPLILLVGFLSGPLVYGIVGFIVGPLILGITFTVLDSFRKELKESK
- a CDS encoding dihydroorotate dehydrogenase electron transfer subunit; its protein translation is MIRAPQAVKIKEIIDETPTIKTFKFDTDIKANPGEFLMVWNVSDEKPMSISNIGDNELSITVKNIGEFTSKLHELEVGDMIGVRGSYGNGFKTDFKDKKLLVIGGGVGMAPVTALTYELIKDNDVDVLLAATTKDELLFLDTYESLDVNLHPCTDDGSYGFEGYASNCLLSLLEDTSYDYAFVCGPEIMMIGIYNILEEANIPADYSLERYMKCALGVCGQCCVDNTGWRICVEGPVFDSEQIKLIDEFGKYRRDASGVKY
- a CDS encoding dihydroorotate dehydrogenase; translation: MLETDVCGIRFRNPLMLAAGIMGSTASSMNWILESGAAGVVSKSFSLKPHPGYKNPTTVGVDGGIINAIGLSNPGVDNFKEELKEINRKDNVVIASIYGATPDEFSSLVEQINPLVDMIELNISCPHAMEGYGASIGQDCNLSHTIVAASKDASEVPIIAKLTPNVTDITEIAKTCEDAGADALSLINTLGPGMKINIDLARPVLFNKFGGMSGKAIKPIAISNVYSVYEAVDVPIIGVGGVYNFEDVVEFIFAGARAVQIGTAIMDEGVEVFSKINADLEVFMKDKGYSSIDEMVGIAHGGD
- a CDS encoding NOP5/NOP56 family protein, producing MECYVTYSIKGFYAFNENNELIGEKLFKEEEILQKLIEIDNKEIPTEESELIKELSSNYDTIIIESNKRSSDYSNSKVKVKNPNQGGDYLRSEYNLDIDNDIYQKLAIYRMKKAQAGEDKHLIQAINSIDEIDESISKLIERIREWYALYFPEMDLIKNNETYIKLIYENKTKEEIINAKSDAFPSDMLDIEDDINPEDLNIMNNYAKSIYELQQTRKNIINYIDSKMDSIAPNLKLLVGSSLGAKLISHAGGLKRLATYPSSTVQIMGAEKALFRHLKSGDRPPKYGLIYQHPQVRGAKWWNRGKIARLLAGRISLAVRKDVFTHDFNPEIFNEFSDRVEEIEKNNPFPTKTTKKRKEEKRKPKNKRKKGKKRRRH
- a CDS encoding fibrillarin-like rRNA/tRNA 2'-O-methyltransferase, with translation MDVFLKGDEVATRNLTPGISVYGEELITEDVEYRLWNPRRSKLSAAILNGLSSLKIENDYKILYLGASTGTTVSHISDIAYNGKIYAVEFSPVTAKKLTRLSRQRPNIYPILADATKPKEYMNIIEKVDFLYCDVAQPTQTELFMKNMNLFSKDDALGMITIKARSIDVIQKPKKIFKQEEKKLKEKGFKIIEKIKLEPYEKDHIAFLVEKNF
- a CDS encoding phosphopantothenoylcysteine decarboxylase — encoded protein: MGGTFEPLDSVRGITNRSSGKMGLALAKQAYILGADVTLIAAHVSVDISPLFNVIHVETSKEMAKVTFDLVKDFDIFISTAAISDFEVVGRKNKKISSDSSLSISLKPTIKIIRNIKKINPDIFLVGFKAEFNITREEIIYCARKQINDAGTDIVIANDVSHKDCNFGSDMNEVLIIDDDVLSVPLASKDEIAKIIMKIISDRTSCR